The following coding sequences lie in one Pontibacter sp. G13 genomic window:
- a CDS encoding GIN domain-containing protein: MNLFRMLGICTLLAGTFLLGISRCAEQTPCPNDPSEFTETQHFLAPIRGIEVNQPVTVYLKSGIKQSVTIQAQSSSQKLLTPKVESGILRFPQQGCPSMGLVNVFVTLAEPIVSLVVAGEAEVYSEESLDVHDELKLHVLDHGELNLDLDAQQVESVLSGEGILNLIGQAEEHILTLLENATFNGYDFESKAYWAKLFGAGDAFIQLEGGTLEVEISDSGSVYYAGKPTQIQQQITGSGKLIQAD, from the coding sequence ATGAACCTCTTCCGGATGCTTGGAATATGCACATTGTTGGCAGGGACATTTCTCCTCGGAATTTCCCGATGCGCAGAGCAGACCCCCTGCCCCAATGATCCCTCGGAATTCACCGAGACCCAGCATTTCCTCGCACCCATCCGTGGCATTGAAGTCAACCAACCTGTCACGGTCTATCTCAAATCCGGAATCAAACAATCAGTCACAATCCAAGCCCAATCGTCTTCGCAGAAGCTTTTGACGCCCAAAGTAGAGTCGGGAATCCTGAGGTTTCCCCAACAAGGCTGCCCTTCCATGGGACTTGTGAATGTGTTCGTAACCCTTGCGGAGCCGATTGTCTCCCTTGTGGTCGCCGGGGAAGCGGAAGTCTACAGCGAGGAATCACTCGATGTCCATGATGAATTGAAACTCCATGTATTGGACCACGGGGAATTGAATTTGGATTTGGATGCCCAGCAGGTGGAATCGGTATTGAGTGGAGAGGGGATTTTGAATTTGATCGGCCAAGCGGAGGAGCACATTCTGACCTTGCTGGAGAACGCCACCTTCAATGGATACGATTTCGAATCCAAGGCCTATTGGGCCAAGCTCTTTGGGGCAGGAGACGCATTCATCCAATTGGAGGGAGGAACCTTGGAAGTGGAAATTTCTGATAGCGGCTCAGTCTATTACGCTGGAAAGCCGACCCAGATACAACAACAAATTACCGGATCGGGAAAATTGATCCAAGCGGATTGA
- a CDS encoding ABC transporter substrate-binding protein → MNLDEGLQTLDPAFARSRAPIWMTAQIFNGLVKLDPQLKVTPSIAESWNISDDGLSYIFHLRKDVSFHKDPCFGVDSTRRVTAQDVAYSFTRICDPQTASTGRWIFNGKIQGLDAFTEGTSPIVEGFHVIDDSTFEIKLTQPFPPFLGLLAMPYGYVVPREAVEAYGEDFRAHPIGTGPFKFYRWNEGQHLVLHKNAQYSLSPAGQTLPHLDAISVKFIPSRLSAFIEFVNGNLDFIGDLDNSYKDEVLALDGSIKPKYGDQYQFLLAPQLNTEYLGFQLDPANPITEDHPLSDVRVRRALNLAIDRQKLVSYLLNGMGYPAEAGFIPKGMPGYDPQSVQGFSYNPTEAKQLLVEAGYPGGNGLPELVLNSTSKYAGISEFIQKSFENIGVNVNIQNLQGGALRKEVYGGKVNFWRASWIADYPDGENYLSLFYTDNFAPGGPNTTHFSDSRFDALYREALTITDDSTRYGLYHEMENRMIEQAPVLLLYYDRSFRMLQPGIEGLTSNPMNHLYLEAVKKGN, encoded by the coding sequence ATGAATCTCGACGAAGGGCTCCAGACACTCGACCCCGCATTTGCTCGATCTAGAGCCCCCATCTGGATGACGGCACAGATTTTCAATGGGTTGGTGAAATTGGACCCCCAACTCAAGGTCACCCCTTCCATTGCCGAAAGCTGGAACATTTCCGACGATGGACTATCTTATATCTTCCATCTTCGGAAAGACGTGTCTTTTCACAAGGACCCATGCTTCGGTGTCGACAGTACGCGCCGTGTTACTGCCCAGGATGTAGCATACAGCTTCACCCGAATCTGTGATCCGCAAACAGCCTCCACCGGGCGATGGATTTTCAATGGCAAAATCCAAGGGCTAGACGCCTTCACCGAAGGAACCTCCCCGATCGTTGAAGGATTCCACGTGATCGACGATTCGACCTTCGAAATCAAACTCACCCAGCCCTTCCCGCCTTTCTTGGGACTGCTGGCCATGCCTTACGGGTATGTCGTTCCAAGGGAAGCGGTGGAAGCCTACGGAGAAGATTTCCGCGCTCACCCCATTGGCACAGGTCCATTCAAGTTTTATCGATGGAATGAAGGCCAACATCTCGTCCTCCACAAAAACGCCCAATACAGTCTTTCTCCAGCTGGACAAACCCTCCCCCATCTCGACGCCATCTCCGTCAAGTTCATCCCAAGCCGCCTATCGGCTTTCATCGAATTCGTCAATGGCAACCTCGACTTCATCGGGGATCTGGACAATTCCTACAAAGACGAAGTGCTGGCCCTCGATGGCTCCATCAAACCCAAATACGGCGACCAATATCAGTTTTTACTCGCGCCACAACTCAATACCGAGTACTTGGGCTTCCAACTCGATCCCGCCAATCCCATCACAGAAGACCATCCGCTCTCGGATGTCCGGGTGAGACGAGCCCTGAACCTCGCCATTGATCGCCAAAAGCTCGTCTCCTATCTACTCAATGGCATGGGATACCCCGCCGAAGCTGGGTTCATCCCCAAGGGAATGCCCGGATACGACCCTCAATCGGTACAAGGGTTTTCCTATAATCCCACGGAAGCCAAGCAGCTATTGGTCGAAGCAGGCTATCCTGGGGGCAATGGACTGCCCGAACTCGTGCTCAATTCAACCTCCAAGTACGCCGGCATCTCCGAGTTCATCCAAAAGTCATTCGAGAATATCGGGGTGAATGTCAACATTCAGAATCTGCAAGGAGGAGCGCTCAGAAAGGAAGTTTATGGAGGAAAGGTCAATTTCTGGCGGGCTTCATGGATTGCCGATTATCCCGATGGGGAAAATTACCTGTCTTTGTTCTACACCGACAATTTTGCCCCAGGCGGCCCCAATACCACGCATTTTTCCGACTCGAGATTTGACGCCCTCTACCGAGAGGCACTCACCATCACGGACGATTCCACCCGCTACGGGCTTTATCACGAGATGGAAAATCGGATGATCGAGCAGGCTCCTGTGTTGCTACTGTACTACGATCGTAGTTTCCGGATGCTTCAGCCCGGAATCGAAGGCCTCACCTCCAATCCCATGAACCACCTGTATCTCGAAGCGGTGAAAAAAGGAAATTGA